The following proteins are encoded in a genomic region of Schistocerca serialis cubense isolate TAMUIC-IGC-003099 chromosome 9, iqSchSeri2.2, whole genome shotgun sequence:
- the LOC126418741 gene encoding uncharacterized protein LOC126418741: MGRTTRVLVAAGLLLAVLSQNGMARPWGHGGGGGGGHGGGGGGGGHGGGGGGGGGHGKHLGGPGGYAHSHAYFHGPVAGAHEAVHGGGGHGGGGGGGGHGGHGGGGGGGGHGGHGGGGGGHGGGHGGYGGGGHGGGHGGYGGGGHGGYGGGHGGGGGGHGGGGHGGGGGGHYTDFVAYPLYTYGYDVSDKHTGDHHGHKEDRKGHSVIGEYHIKEPGGDLRVVKYKADNKHGFQAHVSGGAAGGGHNDHSGYHSGCHGCGSHHGGGGGGGGGHGGYGGGGHGGGGGGGGHGGHGGGGHGGGGGGGG; encoded by the exons ATGGGCCGCACGACGAGG GTACTGGTGGCAGCAGGCCTGCTATTGGCAGTGCTGAGCCAGAATGGTATGGCACGTCCTTGGGGCcatggaggcggcggaggcggcggccacggcggaggcggcggaggtggCGGCcacggcggaggcggaggcggcggaggtggTCACGGAAAACATCTCGGAGGACCTGGCGGCTACGCCCACTCCCACGCCTACTTCCACGGACCGGTAGCTGGAGCCCATGAGGCTGTCCACGGCGGCGGTGGCcacgggggcggcggaggcggtggtGGACACGGAGGtcacgggggcggcggcggcggtggcggacaTGGAGGAcacggtggtggtggcggcggacaCGGAGGTGGTCACGGAGGCTACGGTGGCGGCGGACACGGAGGCGGTCACGGAGGCTACGGTGGCGGCGGACACGGAGGCTACGGTGGCGGTCACGGCGGAGGTGGCGGCGGGCATGGAGGTGGCGGCCATGGAGGCGGCGGTGGTGGACACTACACCGACTTTGTT GCATACCCACTGTACACCTATGGTTATGACGTGTCTGACAAGCACACTGGAGACCACCACGGACATAAGGAGGACAGAAAGGGACACAGTGTGATCG GAGAGTACCACATCAAGGAGCCgggcggcgacttgcgcgtcgtcaAGTACAAGGCGGACAACAAGCACGGCTTCCAGGCTCACGTGAGCGGCGGCGCCGCCGGCGGAGGACACAACGACCACTCCGGCTACCACAGCGGCTGCCACGGCTGCGGATCCCAtcacggaggcggcggcggcggcggcggcggccacggaGGTTACGGAGGCGGCGGacacggaggcggcggcggcggtggtggtcaCGGAGGTCACGGAGGCGGCGGacacggaggcggcggcggcggtggtggt